A genomic window from Serratia liquefaciens includes:
- a CDS encoding alpha-glucosidase, with product MATKIVLVGAGSAQFGYGTLGDVFQSKTLYGSEIVLHDINPSALAVTEKTARDFLAAEDLPFTVSATTDRKTALKGAEFVIISIEVGDRFALWDLDWQLPQQYGIQQVYGENGGPGGLFHSLRIIPPILDICADVADICPNAWIFNYSNPMSRICTTVHRRFPQLNFVGMCHEIASLERYLPEMLGTPFENLNLRAAGLNHFSVLLEASYKDSGKDAYGDVRAKAPDYFSRLPGYSDILAYTRTHGKLVQTEGSTERDALGGKDSAYPWADRTLFKEILEKFHHLPITGDSHFGEYIRWASEVSDHRGILDFYTFYRNYLGQVQPKIELKLKERVVPIMEGILADSGYEESAVNIPNQGFIKQLPDFIAVEVPAIIDRKGVHGIKVAMPAGIGGLLSNQIAIHDLTADAVIEGSRDLVIQALLVDSVNDKCRAIPELVDVMISRQSPWLDYLK from the coding sequence ATGGCTACAAAAATCGTTTTAGTGGGAGCGGGCAGTGCGCAATTCGGCTACGGCACGCTGGGGGATGTCTTCCAGAGCAAAACGCTGTACGGCAGTGAGATTGTGCTGCACGACATCAATCCTTCCGCTCTGGCGGTGACCGAGAAAACCGCCCGAGACTTTCTGGCTGCGGAAGACCTGCCGTTTACCGTCAGCGCCACCACCGATCGCAAAACTGCGCTGAAAGGGGCGGAGTTTGTGATTATTTCCATCGAAGTGGGCGACCGTTTTGCGCTGTGGGATCTCGACTGGCAGCTCCCTCAGCAGTACGGTATCCAGCAGGTGTACGGTGAAAACGGCGGCCCCGGCGGGTTGTTCCACTCGCTGCGGATTATTCCGCCGATCCTCGACATTTGCGCCGACGTTGCCGACATCTGCCCCAATGCCTGGATATTTAACTATTCCAATCCGATGAGCCGCATTTGCACCACCGTGCACCGTCGCTTCCCGCAGCTGAATTTCGTCGGTATGTGCCACGAAATCGCCTCACTTGAGCGCTATCTGCCGGAAATGCTCGGCACGCCGTTTGAAAACCTTAACCTGCGCGCCGCCGGGCTTAACCACTTCAGCGTGTTGCTGGAGGCCAGCTACAAGGACAGCGGCAAAGATGCCTATGGTGACGTGCGTGCCAAGGCACCGGACTATTTCTCCCGCCTGCCGGGCTACAGCGATATCCTGGCGTACACCCGCACCCACGGTAAATTGGTGCAGACCGAAGGCAGCACTGAGCGTGATGCGTTGGGCGGCAAAGACAGCGCTTATCCCTGGGCTGACCGCACCCTGTTCAAGGAAATTCTGGAGAAATTCCACCACCTGCCAATCACCGGCGACAGCCACTTTGGCGAGTACATCCGTTGGGCCAGCGAGGTCAGCGATCATCGCGGCATTCTCGATTTCTACACCTTCTACCGCAATTACCTGGGGCAGGTGCAGCCGAAAATTGAATTGAAGCTGAAAGAGCGCGTGGTGCCGATCATGGAAGGGATCCTGGCTGATTCCGGCTATGAAGAGTCGGCGGTCAATATACCGAACCAGGGCTTTATCAAACAGCTGCCAGACTTTATTGCGGTTGAAGTGCCGGCGATCATCGATCGCAAAGGGGTGCACGGCATCAAAGTGGCAATGCCGGCCGGTATCGGCGGGCTGCTCAGCAACCAGATTGCCATTCATGACCTGACTGCTGACGCGGTGATTGAAGGCTCTCGCGATCTGGTGATCCAGGCGCTGCTGGTGGATTCGGTCAACGACAAATGCCGCGCGATCCCCGAGCTGGTAGATGTGATGATCTCACGCCAGAGCCCGTGGCTTGATTACCTGAAATAA
- a CDS encoding carbohydrate ABC transporter permease produces MKLSRQQQKYGHKTLIFAAAALASVICLFPFYYALITSLRSGQDLFQVAYLPGNLHWGNYLTALMENGIARSLLNSIVVATLTVGICLLVSITAAFALARIRFRGRKYLLFTILCVSMFPQVAVLSGMFELVRFMGLYDSLGALVLSYTTFSLPFTVWVLTTFMKAIPAELEEAAIVDGAGTWTIITRIFAPIMGPSLVTTGLLAFIGAWNEFMFALTFVISSGKRTVPVAIGMLQGASQFELPWGTIMAASVIVTLPIIALVLIFQRRIVSGLTNGAVKG; encoded by the coding sequence ATGAAACTGAGTCGCCAACAGCAAAAATACGGCCATAAAACGCTGATCTTCGCCGCGGCCGCCTTGGCCAGTGTGATCTGCCTGTTTCCTTTCTACTACGCGCTAATCACCTCGTTGCGTTCCGGGCAGGATCTGTTCCAGGTCGCTTATCTGCCGGGCAATCTGCACTGGGGCAATTATCTGACCGCATTGATGGAAAATGGCATCGCCCGCAGCTTGCTGAACTCTATCGTCGTGGCGACGCTGACGGTAGGCATTTGCCTGCTGGTGTCGATCACCGCCGCTTTTGCCCTGGCGCGTATCCGCTTTCGCGGTCGTAAATACCTGCTGTTTACCATTCTTTGCGTCTCGATGTTCCCGCAGGTGGCGGTGCTGTCCGGCATGTTTGAGTTGGTGCGCTTTATGGGTCTGTATGACTCCCTGGGCGCTCTGGTGCTGTCCTACACCACCTTCTCGCTGCCGTTTACCGTCTGGGTGCTGACCACCTTTATGAAGGCGATCCCGGCGGAGCTGGAAGAGGCGGCGATCGTCGACGGTGCCGGCACCTGGACCATCATCACCCGCATCTTCGCGCCCATTATGGGACCGTCACTGGTGACCACCGGACTGCTGGCCTTTATCGGCGCCTGGAATGAATTCATGTTCGCCCTGACGTTCGTCATTTCCAGCGGCAAGCGCACCGTGCCAGTCGCTATCGGCATGCTGCAGGGCGCCTCTCAGTTTGAACTCCCCTGGGGCACCATCATGGCGGCCTCGGTCATCGTCACACTGCCGATCATCGCACTGGTCCTGATTTTCCAGCGCCGCATCGTCAGCGGATTAACCAACGGCGCAGTAAAAGGCTGA
- a CDS encoding carbohydrate ABC transporter permease, translating to MKRDTHALSLTATPDESAQVLPARRSKLNHQQRRSRIAWLLVAPAMLLLAAVAGWPLLRTLFYSFTDAMLDAPDDYRFIGFANYLDLTEGGHHYGVLADPLWWLAVGNTLRFSLLSVSLELVFGMLLALLMNQKFRGQGLVRTAILVPWAIPTIVSAKMWGWMFHDQYGVVNDLLLKTGIIATPLAWVAEPGLSMWAVVIADVWKTTPFMALMLLAALQLIPGDLYEAARVDGANAWQRFRRITLPLIMPAMIVALIFRVMDALRVFDLIYVLTSNSEATVSVSGYARDRMVSYQEMGSGSAASVLVFMMVAGIAACFLTLGRLNDKEKQA from the coding sequence AGTCAGCCCAGGTGCTGCCGGCCAGGCGCAGCAAACTGAATCACCAACAGCGGCGTAGCCGCATCGCCTGGTTACTGGTGGCGCCGGCGATGTTGCTGCTGGCGGCGGTTGCCGGCTGGCCGCTGCTGCGCACCCTGTTTTACAGCTTTACCGACGCCATGCTGGACGCGCCGGACGATTACCGCTTTATCGGTTTCGCAAACTATCTGGATCTGACTGAAGGCGGCCACCACTACGGCGTGTTGGCGGATCCGCTTTGGTGGCTGGCGGTAGGCAACACGCTGCGCTTCAGTTTGCTGTCGGTATCGCTGGAACTGGTGTTCGGCATGCTCCTGGCGTTGCTGATGAATCAAAAATTTCGCGGTCAGGGGCTGGTGCGCACCGCCATTTTGGTGCCCTGGGCCATTCCGACCATCGTGTCCGCCAAAATGTGGGGCTGGATGTTCCACGATCAGTACGGCGTGGTGAACGACCTGTTGCTCAAAACCGGCATCATCGCCACGCCGCTGGCCTGGGTGGCGGAGCCGGGGCTGTCGATGTGGGCGGTGGTGATTGCCGACGTGTGGAAGACCACGCCGTTTATGGCCTTGATGCTGCTGGCGGCGTTGCAACTGATCCCCGGCGATCTGTATGAGGCCGCCCGCGTCGACGGTGCCAATGCCTGGCAGCGATTCCGCCGTATCACCTTGCCGCTGATTATGCCGGCGATGATCGTCGCGCTGATTTTCCGGGTGATGGATGCGCTGCGGGTGTTTGATCTGATTTACGTACTGACTTCCAACAGCGAAGCCACGGTATCGGTGTCCGGTTACGCCCGGGATCGCATGGTCAGCTATCAGGAAATGGGCTCCGGCTCGGCCGCATCGGTGCTGGTCTTTATGATGGTGGCGGGGATCGCCGCTTGCTTCCTTACGCTGGGTCGCCTAAACGACAAGGAGAAACAAGCATGA